A segment of the Amblyomma americanum isolate KBUSLIRL-KWMA chromosome 6, ASM5285725v1, whole genome shotgun sequence genome:
AGAAATAATCTCGCGAACAGGGAAACAATAAAATTGCGAATAAGAAAGATTACTACAGGACACAGGCACATCGTAGACCACTTCTTTTTTACATTCGGTGAAAGGTCTCTCGtgtttcttttcgcgctgttttgacGGCTTTTCTTCTCGATTGACGATTTTGCTAAGTTTTTCCAGTTTGTCATGTGGATCATCCTACATAGGACGGACTGGACTTTGTTGAAACGATATATGCTCCGAGAACATAGCAGATATATCAAAGACAGCACGAGGAAGAATCTGCCTGAACACGTGGCCGCCTGCAATTAAGTGCACTGCAAATCTTGACGAAAGCAAAGTTCTCAGGAGATACAAGGAACAACTTGTGCGCGAATTATTCGAAGCGCATGTCATTCATAAAAGAGGAGTGAAGTGCGTGAGCACACCTTCTATCACTTTGGAAAGAAAAGAGATTAGTTTCCTTTATTGCTAAGAACGCGGAGAATCTTGCTGCTTGGTTTCAAAGTATTTATGTTTTTATGCTGTGGGCGCGACCCTAAATTGTGTCAGTGCAATGAAATTTTCTTTCAGTCGATAGTCAGTCGATAATGTCctatctgtcgcgctgttatttatgcatcatgaaccaactggcccagttAATTCCACTCTTAGAGCTTAGAGAGAGATTTATTTGCGCTTGAAACGAGTAAAACCATGTTGACATGGACTGCACATTGTATCGCCGCTGATCGGGGCGACAGCAAGCTGCAGCGTGCAGGAATGCGCGCGTGTAGAATGGCGGACTGGGCGAAGGCGGCGTCGGCAGCATTCGTTGGGCATGGTCAGCCGGGCGCTTCCGCCGACCAGCCGAGGCTTTCGCAACGTTAAACAAATTTCATCACTCGCGTAACAGCCGTCAGCTTTCAGGATCTGCATGCTACTTGCGTCTAGCCTTAACAGTGGTGGGTTAGCTGTACTACAGGTGGACTGCGCTGATTAACGTGATTTCGAGCTGCGTAAGACAAAACGCGCTTTCAGAGTTTGAGCAGTTTGAGTACAAAGCGTGGTCTTTGCACCGGTGTGCCTGCTCTTCGAAGCAAGCATCGGAGTAACGTAGAGCCATCTAATAGTATTGATGAATTAGGTTATTATAAAAGCCATTTTTCATATCATCGCTGGCATACCTTCACGCAGCGCAGAAGCAGCTGTTCAAAAAATTTGCTGTGGGAACAAACTGTCGTTTAATACGATGACAAACATTGGTTGCTGTTGTGTAAAAAGTCTGTCATCCCACCATCCTCGCGCGCAAATTTTAGTGCGCTAAAGAAGAGGTGAACTCGAAAACTTACTTTATCTTTGTTCACTACTGTATATAGGCAGAAGAGGTGAAAAGCACGTGAACAGCCGCTGAGCTTTTTACTTAGCATACGACAACGAATGCGCGCAGGAAATGAGGAAATAAACGTGTAGGCGATGTCACACGAagcgcaataaaaataaaaaaagggttTAAAAGGCTAAAAGGATTAAAATTTGGAAGAAATTAAAGATAGCCAAaagacaaaagacggggacagaGTATACAGACAAGGACGAGCGCGAACTTCcaacaataattgtttttttgggaaaggaaatggcgcagtatctgtctcgatatatcgttggacacctgaaccgcgccgtaagggaaggaataaggagggagtgaaagaagaaaggaaggaggtgccgtagtggagggctccggaataatttcgaccacctggggatctttaacgtgcactgacatcgcacagcacacgggcgccttagcgtttttcctccataaaaacacagccgccgcggtcaggtccGAACTTCCAACAATTCTTTATTGAGAACATTTCCACACTTATATGCATGCCGATCGAGCCGTGGTCATCGTATGCGCGTGTGCAGATAGGCAAGCTCTTTTTCGTAAAAGGCAATAGAGGCAGAGCTTACGCAGGCCTCCTCCAGACTACATGTCAGTTCCGATTCTATGCTTTCACGTGTGATGTGATCTTTGTTTCCCTTGGTAACAGCgcatgaaggaaaagattttgaaggtttTCTGGCAAGTCATTCTCCGACTTGCAAGGATTGTTCTCCTGGGCTTGAGCGCACTGCTTTAAGTAaaggagtgaattccaagagaaggcaagcgtagcaggggccggcaggtggataggtgggcggacgagattaggaagttttcaggcatagggttggcgcagatggcaaaggacagggttaattggggagacatgggggagaggcgtttgccctgcagtgggtgcagtcaggctgatgatgatgataatgatgaaggtAACGCTTCAGAAACACACTTTCCATGCATTTATTGTGGCAACATAAGAACCACATCCACTAAAGGGTCCTTGTTTACAAATCTCGAGGAGCACCTCAGTGACAGTCCCTTACATTGTATCTATTCGTACCTCTTGTTCGCTTCCAAGGATTTGGGTAGTACTGTTGTAATGGATGTACAATAGCAGCACGAAGATGTCCCACCCCTAACGAATAAGTATAACTTCTTACAAGACGAGAAGGTAACGCTTCATACAGACATTTTTCCATGCATTTATTGTGTCAGCAAAATCACACTCATTAAAGAATCGCTTATTGCGTCCTGTTTTGTCATTCCCATGAACAGAAACGGTTGAGAGTAAGCAAAAGTTCGACATATATTTATAGCCGTAGATCAATGAGAATTCTTAAACATCAGCATAAATCATTCTTCACAAGCACTTATTGTACTCTGTTGTACAGTGAATCTCCTGCTTCACGTGGTCGTGTAATAATAGCACTGATACATtctaaaaagaaaggaataaaaaaagtaAGTAGTCCTCCAGCATACACTTTCTTATGAAAAGGAGTGCGCTTGAAGACGGCTTACCTCCTTTTTACTCCCAAATAAGTGTGCGTTTAGAGTGTGCAACACATTTGTCAAAGGATATGTCGGCATTCTTTCATATAAGTGCCAGACCCGCGAGTCATTTGTGATGGCAAGCGTATAAGTTTGTTGCACTCTGCTTGTGTCCCAGTGCCATTACGCATATAGGAACACACGGTGCTGCATCTCTGTATTCGCAGACCCGCTGATGCTTCCCTAGGTGGACCCATTATTGATGTAAACTCGCACGTTGACGAGTTCATCACATCTGTTTATTCCCGTGCCTTCACACTTGTCGTGCGGCAACACACACAGGCACTCAAGATGCACACGCGGTAAGCAGTAGGTTTTTCGATGGTGCACAATGGCACCATCTATGTCACAGTTCACCACGCACGGTCCTCATAATCCTGGCAGTCGTCATACACAAAACAGCATTGAGGCCGTGCTCATCAGAGCTCGGTTGTATGCAGTGAGCCAAGTGATATGCTTCTACACAAGATAGACACGCTGCATCCTTGAAACATGGCAACATAATTTAGCAATCAAATCAGCGCATAAGGCTTATCGCGTACGAAGCTGGTCGACAGCCATGCGAGGTACTGCGCCAGTCTGCAGAAGGATAAGTTTCGCGGAATAACAGATCAACCAGGTTGTGTCAAACACTGGCTCACATTTCGAAGCGCACAAAAAAGATTATCGTTTAGTTTCACACAGGTTCCAATGGACGACAAACACATACGCTGAAAACGATATACGACAAGAACATGGGAGAAGCCAAGAAAGAACAACGTACATATGTACGTAATGAGAACAAAGAAATAATCTGAAGAACCGACGCAAAAGTTCAAAGCAAAGCGGCATCCGAACCGCGCATTGCGCAGCAGGCTCACAGCGCCAGCATTGTTATATCCACACCACAAATAGGACGCACTATTGGGTCGTAATGGGACAGGTTAGACTTGCACTTCTCTTGAGGAACAAAAATGTAGCTTACAAAGATGGTCCACGGTGAATTTAATCGCAGGTTAAATCAAGTGAAAAATGGGCATTTTGTCTCGGGGTTCATCTTGGCTCCTTTAGGACAGCTGTATACACGGGCGAACGTTTCAGAATTCCGAACGATCTTGTTGCAGTCCGCCCTGACGGTGCTCTCGTAGCCCGGACGGGCGCATGACAGGTAGCAGAGCGTCATGAAGAAGACTCTGTCCTCcggcaggtcttcgccaagcgctAAGGGTTCGTCCTCGCCCCCGAGGTGCGACTCCTTGAGCGCAGCGTAGGCTACCTCCAAGGCAGGCACCTCAGGAAAGATGTCCTCCTCTTTCTCGCCGTGATGACACTTGGTCCTGTTGTTAAACTCTCGCATATCAAGAGTGGAAAGGATAATGTCTTGGTTTGCGGTCCCGTTGTAAGTCAACGTGATGCCTAAGCTGTCTATAGCCTTCATCATTTGCATGGCCATAAGGAAGAAGAGGCCGCCGTAGAGCATAGCCCTGGTACCGTTGCTGTAGAACACCGGTGCGGTGGCAGCGCCCATCGCCAGCTCTACGGAGTTGGTGAAGTCCTCATAGCTGGCGTAGTACGGGTAATGGTTGTCCGGCAGCATCAAAGCCTCGTCGTATTCGGGAGTCCTCCTTATCCTGGCTCCTGCCTCTCGTGCATTGAATAAGTAGTGGGCGTATGACGGCTCTTTCTGCGGAAATCCTGCGAAAAGCGTTTGCAGCCGGTCGTCACTGAGAAGAGACTCCGGAGGCCATAGAGTATTCTTCACTGATGAGAGTTTCTGGCTTGCGTGGAACTTGCTCTCGTCGTCCAACCAACTCGAGCTGTTGATCCGCTCCACGGCCGCCAAAACAAGGCTTTTGAAGCCGCTGTCGATGGTCTCTCGGTCTCGCGCCGAGAAACGGACGAAATAAGCGAGTGAGGATACGAGGACCTTGAACGAGCCTTCCACATGGAAAGCGCAGTACGCCGGGAGGTACCGTGCGGCGCGCCCCTTGCTGCCGGTGTACCCCACGAGGAGGGAGTAGTCAGTGCAAGTACCAAAGTGCTGCACAATGAGCCACGATAAATGTTTGTTCAGCTGCCGCTGGCTGTACTTCGCCATCAGCTTGCCGACTGTCTGGAGGAAAAAGACGTCGTGGGCAAGAATCTTGTCATTGGCGGTGAGCTCTGGACGGAGCCCCATACCGTACTGGAAACCGTTGACCCATTCGGTGGCAGAAGCATTGAGTACATGAGTACCGATCTCTTTGAAGGAGAACGCCGCGGGGCGTCTGCCCGAAGACTTGGTGGCGGCAATCAGCGTGTTGACCACGTCTGCTTCCAACGCGCGGATCTCATTGATGGCCGTTTCGTCTACCGGTGGTCGAGTGGCGCTGTCTGGGTAGAGCAGGGCAAGGAACTGCTTCCAGTATTCGATGTAATGTCCAGCGACTGACCGGTGGTGAGTCCACGTTATCGGCAGAGTGAGGCCTTGTCTGACCAATAATCGCCGCCTTCCAGAGGAGGTTGGCTGCAGCATGTTCACAGTAAACCAGAATGGCCACTGCCATTGGTAACCGATGCCCACGAGCAAGCCAAGCGgcggctgcagcgtctggggtgGTTCAGGCCAGGCTAACCCGACGCTTTTCAAGATGCTGTGGACCAGCGCTATCTGCGACTCGTTGTAAGGGAAATTGTTCCGGCACATCTCGTACATGGCCAACGGCTTGCTTCCGGTAGAGAGCTTGAGTGAACCCTTTCTTAGTGTGTCCGCGAAGCGTTCGTACCATGCGAACCGCAGCTCGTCTAAGACAGAGGAAGACATGTCGCGGTACTCTTTCGAGGGCTCCCACGCGGAGCAGACAAATGCCTCGAAGTCCTCGCAGGGATCCAGCTGCCAGTTGATGCGTGCGGTGAGAAGCGCGGCATGCCGGTGGCAGTCTTCAGTGCTGCACAATCTGTAGTCGATGCCACGTGGTCTTGGGACGAGTACAAGGAAGCATGCGAAGGAAAGGATGGCTAAGGCTCCGAGGCACGCGACGGCGATTTCGGCATTGGTCAGGGGAagccttttcttttcttgcaaggCGTCGCTGACTGGAGATGGTGTTTTCACCTGAGGAGAAATATCGCCCCAACACTGTTGAAAGGGCAGCGCAGAAACTCCGGAAATGGTGCTGCTATAGTTTCCAGAAACAGCTCTGCTCTGCCAAGCGAAATAAGTACatgtgttttgaaaaaaaaaatcttcagtaGAACACTTTCTTCTACAGGGAAAGTATTCAATCTATATTCAACTTATTGTGacggtaaaaaaagaaagaacatggCGGCAGAATATCTGGAAAGAACAATCGTGCATAGCCGAAATCGTACACCGCTATCTACTGACGACCCCTGTAATTATGTCGTCGTTCATTCTTGCCAGCTTTGGCTATCAACCTCATAGtaatcatcaccagcctgactctGTCTACCACAGGACTCAGGCGCCTCCTCAGTGACCACCAATTTACCCTGTCTGGCGCCAGCTGCCGCCATTTCATTCCGGCGGGCATACTAAATTCATCTGTCCACCTGACTCCGCAAGCTGAGTTCTGCCTTATCTTGTGATCCACTCCGTTTCCCCATGGGACCATCGGTAATTACCATTTCGCATTGTGCGCCGTATTAAAGCCGAGTTTTTGTTTTTAGCTGGGATAttattaactcgcgtttgttccctgcaCTCTTCCTGCCTCAACATTACccccatcattttcctttccatagcttgctgcactGTTTTCAGTTAATGGGGACGAAGTAAGCCAAAAATCCAAAAAATAATATTTTTTCCTTGTTGCATTTCTAAAAGTGCGTACATTTTGGAATACTTGACTTCTTGCTGCGCGTTGTACTTCCCCTTGAAGAATAGTGTTGTAAAGGAGGTAACAAGC
Coding sequences within it:
- the LOC144095439 gene encoding endothelin-converting enzyme 2-like, translated to MSKPSASQGHGGKQRHSTGPEDASAKSALLPPTSSRTITASKAADANSPGAYKSRKKAHPKEAAGQHAAGSAASPAARASAGGHERRPGEPVQLDTAVPAAADHPPSPSAKTAGLQPKVTSPKASGKHGHGDKRPLQHRRSTKPEPAAKSPLAATYPRSTTSPRSRKDLSAAADATAKSHPSGTSLLPTSGAKAPECLPLPGSEAVPLPGGASAIPNVGSAASRGLSPITSAAVTPLSGASPIGTVACQGLPVASATARFPPDIAAVTHMADIKVPADLLSILSVRASPAGSSSPIPSVASKGAAILHPVRKSLVAKADPVAPEGLSPISAAVSPFSGASPISTEACEDLPDPNTTANAAPGDMPATLPAGTEPHEEILPAISSALSPLGGASPIPSAAGEVLSAANADANIPPSDTTLAPAAGHEAHEGLSPIISAAVSPLGGASPTPTVAGQDLSTTNAAAHVQQQTSAEDVTGEQVHKQLTSSQPVPLQQTAIDSTGACVDSPPTVVPAAEPDKEENRSPNTGADMAASPDYKKRKEIAQNVLAELADLDKIVKTPSPVSDALQEKKRLPLTNAEIAVACLGALAILSFACFLVLVPRPRGIDYRLCSTEDCHRHAALLTARINWQLDPCEDFEAFVCSAWEPSKEYRDMSSSVLDELRFAWYERFADTLRKGSLKLSTGSKPLAMYEMCRNNFPYNESQIALVHSILKSVGLAWPEPPQTLQPPLGLLVGIGYQWQWPFWFTVNMLQPTSSGRRRLLVRQGLTLPITWTHHRSVAGHYIEYWKQFLALLYPDSATRPPVDETAINEIRALEADVVNTLIAATKSSGRRPAAFSFKEIGTHVLNASATEWVNGFQYGMGLRPELTANDKILAHDVFFLQTVGKLMAKYSQRQLNKHLSWLIVQHFGTCTDYSLLVGYTGSKGRAARYLPAYCAFHVEGSFKVLVSSLAYFVRFSARDRETIDSGFKSLVLAAVERINSSSWLDDESKFHASQKLSSVKNTLWPPESLLSDDRLQTLFAGFPQKEPSYAHYLFNAREAGARIRRTPEYDEALMLPDNHYPYYASYEDFTNSVELAMGAATAPVFYSNGTRAMLYGGLFFLMAMQMMKAIDSLGITLTYNGTANQDIILSTLDMREFNNRTKCHHGEKEEDIFPEVPALEVAYAALKESHLGGEDEPLALGEDLPEDRVFFMTLCYLSCARPGYESTVRADCNKIVRNSETFARVYSCPKGAKMNPETKCPFFT